The Cydia amplana chromosome 10, ilCydAmpl1.1, whole genome shotgun sequence DNA window ttcgaaatctgcgcctcctaaaacctataaaacgatatctatgacgacttttatgacatactgcatggagtgcatggccgccattttggaatccaaaatgatcatcattttcgaaatctgcgccccctaaaacctataaaatgatatccattacgatttaatgacagtgcatggccgccatcttggattccaaaattgtcataattttcaaaaaaaatctttaaaaaaacaatattataaatgtgtacaccgagcactttcatttgataccaaactcgtccatattttcttgcaattaaaatgaccagaatagcaagacccctcacaaatggctttttagcattttaagctcttctagctcaataacctcttgttcaagccagctcaaaatttaatgactaaaatataatgccctcgactatacgttcacccaatttcatttaaattagaaccaatttacttaagttattgagtatcaaactatcctctgaaagttcagcttaaaaacattgaaatgccgggacgtgcccctagccagccgtgtgttcaaagtcgaatgtaagaacttcgcttcgcttcgctcgctcgttcgaaaattaaattaaaaaaattaaattaaaaaaaaatgttcgtCCTGTTCGCAAAAATAGGACGGAAAAATCTTCGTGAAActcaaataaaacatttaataatttaggtatatttcatagcagtaaattagtattttatacaatcgtgatataatggagagcttttcagtcgagtaccgtgtttaggcaacggagcttgctgagttgcctaagtaaggtacgagaatGAAAAGCtttattatatcactattgtatacagtactttttctacgagtcaacaaaaataatattttaaactagTAGAATCaaataggtaaacaaaccaaaagtatacagctaagggccacttgcagcATCTCACTTACCCGAGGTTAAGGGGTTAAAACGTTaaatcagtgtcaaattgtactggtaaccatggtaactccaggcttatccggttaaccccgggttagtggaatggtgcaagtggcgctaagataCACGAGCAGCCGCGACTTCATActcgtatagtttgtagctttctaatagaccccgacggctaatcctattgtctattgttagtaaaaccgctcgtgccacgtgccacaaccacctgcataaaaaatcgctcgttcactttacccaggtaattgaattacaactcctatggaaactgcaataagattcaaaatgaactaatggataagtattttgtaccgatgtgtgtggtcagtacttcggttactgagtgccggcgagtcgaacgttacagaaccagtctaaaatgtgtcattgagatgcgtaacaaaggcgcgttatcggagagcgcacctacactggttttttgagcgttggactagcctgcGCTCAGGTGCAAATTAGAATAaaaaagacccttttttgcaggtaagtagcaagtgcggttttactgaacaatagacaataggataagccgtcggggtctattagaaagctacaaactatacgcgCCCCGAccgccgcgccccgcgcccccggccggttggtcaacgacaccttctcgtagctcatgaggccctggtacttgctccgcgctaaattcaatttttagacagtttttttctcgattttggccaccgtagcctatggagactaacaaccAACGCCAAGTGGTTTTCGTAGTCTACGGAGGTCGCTATAGGAAGGATGTCACATGTGCATTTCTGACTTATGGAGCAATCGTTTCTACCAtacaacctaaaataaataattaattcgaGCTATAGTTTTGATTCATCCTCTCGACGGCGGCGAGCCGTGAtcggtcaatttcattatagtgcACTAAACCGTttcgtaatagtacattattgtcgaggttcggaagtagctacttgcaggctgaggattcgttttaaacggacgaccttgggagtccgtttaattgaatccgaagccagcaagtagccttccagccgagtaatatacatatagtgcttttctcaaaaatggtgcaagaaatagatattatatttctatattttacagaagcaacgttctaatttttacagaaaatagtaaaaaaaattaaaaccattaaaaagatttgcttgccgcctttaaaaaaaaagtagtgtatttttctgctgaaaatacgccaacgtatttgagacacctaaatagtcgcggtaccaacataataataataagtgccgatcatctgtttggccgtttaatggacctatgccttcatttgaccgtagttatgcagaaaacgaccaactcaatttttttatcaatgcagAAAGCGACTAAAGCCACTGAGTTAGGGTGTAAGTcactttgacaaaaataaaaagttggtcGCTTTCTACAGAACTACGGTCATTTGATAtcgccatttaaagttttaaaaagttaggaactcgttaaataatgaaattcgtatgcaacattgcagtcccgaaatcgagactgcaacgtttttaactttttaattttttgaatgaccataaactacgcacctcgcgacctattttttaaccggcaacgtcgaatttgccgtccatttttgagaaaagtattattttagtCGACTCGGAGAAAAAGTGTCGTACGCAATAGTAAATGAAGATTTTCAATCTCGCACCTCCCTCGCACTCTCCGCTCGCTCCGGGCCCGTACAGTAACTTGGCGCTCCCTCGCCGCAGAGTGCGCGGTGCTGCACGTGTCGGGCTGCACTTGGGTGGTGTCGCTGCCGGCGCCGGGCGTGGTGGCGCTGCTGGCGCGCGCCGAGCGCGGCTACTGGGGCGCGCGCACGCACGGCGCGCGCTTCAAGGTGTCGCACCCCGCCGTGTACGTGGGCTCGCTCGTGCTGGCCGGCTGTctggccgccgccgccaccaccTACCTGGCCGCCTTCCCCGCGCTGCTCATGCCGCGCCGCGCCAAGCACGCGCTGCTCAACACGTGGCTCGCGCAGGGCGCGCTCTGCCTGTTCTACACGCTCGGCATCTACCAGACCGAGGACGCGCGCCTGTGCCGCGCGCTCGGCCTGCTCATCCACTACCTGTCGCTGTGCTGCCTGCTCTGGATGTGCGTGTCGGCGCACGTCATGTACGAGGCGGTCACGCGCCGCGACCGCCCGCCGCCGGACGACCCGCCGGACGCGCCGGTGCGGAAGCCCGTCCTCGGGCTGTACCTGTCCGGCTGGGGCATCGCGCTGATCGTGTGCGGGATCTCCGGCGCGGTCGACCTGAAGGACTACGCGGGCTACGCGCAGTGTTTCCTGAGCACGGCGGCCGCGCTGACCGCGCTGCTCGTCCCGGGGGGCGTGCTGCTCCTGTTCCTGAGCGCGCTGTTCCTGCTGATCCGGTGCACCGTCCGGGACGTGAACGTGCAGCTGTCCGAGGGCACGCAGGCGACGGAGCACGTGGACCTGGAGTCGTGGGGGCCGCAGCCGGAGGCGGAGCGGAGGAGCGTGAAGTCCGGGGCGGACTCCGAGACGGACGACGCGGAGCACACGCCTATAGTACAGTTGCGCGCCCAGGCCATAGTTCTCGGCCTGCACCTGGCCGCGTGGGGCAGCGGGGCCGTCGCCGTGTACCGACCTCTGCCCGCCTACCTTCCGTATCAGGAGGACATTTGCAGCATACTGTACGCCGTCTGTGCGACGGTGTTGGGCACGTTCACGTTGTTCTTCTACGGCATAGCCCGGAGCGACGTGCGCGCGCAGTGGGCCGTGATGCACTGCTACCTGCGGAAGAGCAAGCGGTGCTGTAGAAACCGGAGCGTGTTCGACTCGAACCGGCAGAACTTGCCGCCGAGCGCGCCGCCCGCCCCTCTGACGATCCCCGGCGACGACCGGTCGAGATCCGGCAGCAGGAGTTCCCACAGGACCGATTCCAAGACTAATAACAGCGCTATTTACAAAGCGGGCGCCGAGCTCAACGGCCAGACTCTGCACAGAGACGTGCCGAAGAACACGAACGGAAAATCTCCGAACATTAATTTGGTCGTGCTGCATCGGCAGCAGTACCGCTCCGACAACTCCACGCTGACGCGCCCCGACCCGGCCGGCGTCGGCCCCGAGGCCTTCTACAACCCCAACCAGATGAACGTCGCCAAGAAGTTCTTCAAGAAGCAGCGGCAGAACACGAAGCGAAACTGCCTCGAGTTCCCGATGAGACGAGACTTCGACGACGACTCGCACGTTTCCCTGCCGCTGCCCGCGAGGGAGGCCTACGGCGTCGCCGACATTATCAACTCGGGCTCCAAAGTCAACAACACCAACATACACGTCGAGCGGCCCGACGGGACGAGGGAGCCGCGCCGCGCCAACAACCCGAACCTGCTCGACGAGCACGCCGACTACAAGAGCCACTCGACCGACCGCGAGTCGCGGGCCGACCCCGACAGGGTCGTGAACATCTACACCAACGTGCCCGAGACGCGCGTGCCCACCCACCACGCGGTCAGCAGGGGGGCCCCGGCCACGCGCACGGTCTCGCAACAGTGCAGCCTCGAGTGCAGCTCGGCGAGCGAGCCGGCGCCGCACTCCGCCTCCGACACGCTCGACACCACGCCCACCGAGCCCGAGCCCGGCGCCGCCGCCGAGACCACCGACACCGACTCCTTCGGCCTCTACGTCGACTGCCGCCGCGCCGGCCCCGAGCCCGGCGACAGCTCCCTGCGGGACATCTCCGAGGAGCGCACCGCGAACGGCGAGTCGGACGACCTCCTCCCGAACCCCGAGCCCCCGAAGGAGTTCGAGACGTACGACTTCGAGACGTGCAGCGCGAACGCGAGCTCGCACGGCGAGAACGAGAGCGACATCTACTGCCCCAACTACCAGGCGTCGGAGGTGAGCATCCGCAGCCACGGGCTGTACGCGCCCTCGCCCTCGTCCATGTGCCCCGGCGCCGGCGACGTCAGCTTCAGCGCCGAGGACGTCTCCCGCGCCGAGAGCCGGTACGTCAACCTGGACCCCGGCtggcggggcggggcgggcCCCGGCGCGGGGGCGGGCCGGGAGAGCCCCGCGTCGTTCGCGAGCGACCTGGACGAGCTGTACACGCAGATCACGGCGAGGCGAGAGGGCGCGGCGCCGGACGCGCTGGACGTGACGGCGCGCAGCGACGTGACGCTGCGCCCGGACAGCGACGGGGTGAGCGACGCCGACTCAGACGCGCGCGGCGGCACGCTCAAGGGCACGCTGGTGTGAGACGACCGCCGGCCGGGCTGGCCGCAGACTGATTTTGTATTCCACGCCCGCGGGCGCACTATTTGTAACGTATGAGGAAAAAGACCGTTCCGACGTCATCGTTGTCGATGACCGACTGATTCGCGCGGTGTGATGATGAATAATAGATTATCTTATGACCGACGCGACGTTTTAATTGTTCTAATACGTCATTTTTATAACGTCCTATTTTATGTTATCTCTATATAATAGTAGGACTTGTCGTAGGTAGATGTAAATATGACAAACGCGGACTGAAAATagattttatttaaacaataatTCAATTAATCTTTCGAGCCGACTGACATAATAGTACCACGTAGACGACGAATGTGACACAAAACTATTATGTCTATTAAATATAAGAAAATCTTGCCAACGGTGATGACGGTTAGCTCGAGAGAGATGAATTAACTTATCTAATAACTACTTGATGCAAAAAGAGCTAACTTAAATAGTGCCATTAATATAAGTTTGTTTAATGTTAGGATAAGTTGTACATTTGtaattgtaaattaatttattgctAAGATATCTAGCTAGCGTCGCGACATGTCCGCGAGTGGACGTTTGCGCTTGTTtgaatacaaaacaaagtaCTGAAACATTAGACTCTA harbors:
- the LOC134651649 gene encoding adhesion G protein-coupled receptor A3; amino-acid sequence: MGVLTEIGAMRCVVVVLAVWWGCAAGCPSLCSCRGAARADGEAPPTPGEPLRLRCGGPPALISELKEIDFTDVTGSVVSLNMSGNAISTLSRDLHLPNLQKLDLSRNQISLIESDAFYNITGVTRLDLSHNQIGAVSREMFKGLVNLERLYLDHNLLTTLAPHTFHHLVALKQLDITENRLVCDCALVWVGSWVRGGGVRLQGSPRCAAPEPLAGRPLRKLRVLLDLAACGAPPPPALLTRPDRDQLVFEGDALALTCSAPFASALHEYELRWHHPSLEACDVNVTGTAVAEEGAAETTAYLPNVTSHHAGDWTCVYVDEGRGRHNGTVRVTVLSNATRYCATDVSVDNKGLYSWPQVLLNHTAEVPCRAGAGVATRVCGAEGAWSPADTSRCAYISNVTKLLQQFASLDLGLVQYSAVNATERLAALIRENTYPLALVDDPDDVMFVARALDNYMHYVDDEPDLGSALLDVISAAMNVTPAVMAAAEAQHGACTALVRAAERLAPRHDNKQKSNLAVESFPVRAGFGGATCAWYSAAAGATPRLHCTTTNRTVARMLTFHDALIHASVQIPASLQFALARGSAASLVVSVFLDAALFPLLPGDEPSDEHRAKDYYGRSTKRRDMNMEITSPVVSVQLRNGSLSSAPIEPVIFTLRAAGCGAAARCAVWDPATKRWQHNSTECAVLHVSGCTWVVSLPAPGVVALLARAERGYWGARTHGARFKVSHPAVYVGSLVLAGCLAAAATTYLAAFPALLMPRRAKHALLNTWLAQGALCLFYTLGIYQTEDARLCRALGLLIHYLSLCCLLWMCVSAHVMYEAVTRRDRPPPDDPPDAPVRKPVLGLYLSGWGIALIVCGISGAVDLKDYAGYAQCFLSTAAALTALLVPGGVLLLFLSALFLLIRCTVRDVNVQLSEGTQATEHVDLESWGPQPEAERRSVKSGADSETDDAEHTPIVQLRAQAIVLGLHLAAWGSGAVAVYRPLPAYLPYQEDICSILYAVCATVLGTFTLFFYGIARSDVRAQWAVMHCYLRKSKRCCRNRSVFDSNRQNLPPSAPPAPLTIPGDDRSRSGSRSSHRTDSKTNNSAIYKAGAELNGQTLHRDVPKNTNGKSPNINLVVLHRQQYRSDNSTLTRPDPAGVGPEAFYNPNQMNVAKKFFKKQRQNTKRNCLEFPMRRDFDDDSHVSLPLPAREAYGVADIINSGSKVNNTNIHVERPDGTREPRRANNPNLLDEHADYKSHSTDRESRADPDRVVNIYTNVPETRVPTHHAVSRGAPATRTVSQQCSLECSSASEPAPHSASDTLDTTPTEPEPGAAAETTDTDSFGLYVDCRRAGPEPGDSSLRDISEERTANGESDDLLPNPEPPKEFETYDFETCSANASSHGENESDIYCPNYQASEVSIRSHGLYAPSPSSMCPGAGDVSFSAEDVSRAESRYVNLDPGWRGGAGPGAGAGRESPASFASDLDELYTQITARREGAAPDALDVTARSDVTLRPDSDGVSDADSDARGGTLKGTLV